Below is a window of Chryseobacterium arthrosphaerae DNA.
GTTTTTCTTTAAGCTTTTCCAAAACAGGAAGCCCCTGTTCATATTCACCTAAGCTTGCAGCATGCATCCAGATTACTTTATCAGTTTTTAAAAATGCAGTCTGCACTTTATGCAAAGACTCTTTTCTTCCCTCAACGCCTTTTTTAGTTTTTGCATTAAATAAAGAAAACACTTTCATTCCGAAAGTAAGGAGGCTGATAAATATATTGTAAAGCAGTTCCAATGGTGGTTTGATTTAGTCGTCAGATTTTTGTTTTTTCCCTTCCTGAATGGCTTTTACCATACCTACTCCAAGCACTATAAAAAGCAAGGCTAAGATGAAGAAAACGGCATTACTGAGCTCGGTTTGCTTTCCTTCTGCAATCCGTATACTTTCTACAACAATATCCAGGAATAAGAGCATTACAGGAAACTGTAGTGAAAACATATACAGCTCCAGTGTTTCTTTATTACGAAAGCTGTCAGGAACGTTTACCAAAGGAGAGTTGGGATTTTTGGGCACTCCCCAGAAAACAAAAGAAATAAAAGCTGCGATACAGGGCAGGATCCAGATCATTGATTTTTCAGATTCTCCGTCTACATTTCCCTGAAAATCAAAATGGGTAGGAATAATCTCCGGAAGTTCCGCATACTTTATGCCTGTAAAAATCCAGATCACAATAAGCAAAAGGATATTTACCATCAATAGTATTCTGGAAGCTTTCATTTTATTTTGTTCTAAATAACACTTCTGAGCACTCTCAGCTTGTGAGTATGCTTATTCATTTCTTTATTGAAAATCCCTGTGGAATCCAGGGTATCGATTCTTACTTTTCCTGATGCATGAATGATCTTCTGGTTTTCCAGCATAATTCCTACGTGGATGATCTTTCCTTCGGCATTTTCAAAGAAAGCCATGTCTCCCGGCTGTGTTTCTTCCACAAAGGTAAGGGCTTCTCCTACTTCGGCCTGCTGGGAAGCATCTCTTGGAATTTTGATTCCGTGAACTTTATAAACCAGTTGTGTAAATCCGGAGCAGTCTACGGCAAAAAAGCTTTTCCCTCCCCACAGGTAAGGGATATTAAGGAATTCTTTTGCAGTCAGGGCAATGCTTTCTCTTACGTCATGGCTTCTTCTTGACGCCACTGCAGGAAATTCTACTTCTGATCCCATAGACAAAAGCATTTTTCCGTCATTGGTTAAAACGGAAGAAAAATCTTCTGTCACTACAGTCACTTTCCTGTTGGCCAGCTCTTCATCTGTTACAGGCTTTATCTGCTTGGTATCCATCCATCCTTCATAGCCGTCATAGTGCATTTTTATTTTGGTCCAGTTTTTATCAACCTCCAAAATATCAGCACTTTCCCCGAACAATATTTCCGTAACAATTTCTGCCCTGTCAGAATTTTCTGCCCGAACAGGTGCTACCGTAACTATACAAATTCCTTTATTCATTGATTAAAATTAAAAGATTGAATGATTTAAAGATTAAAGAATCAGATTCCGTAAAATATTTATTTTTTTAATTTTTAAATCTTTTAATTTATTTTCTTCTAAGAAAATTTACTCCATCCCGCAAAGGTAAAATAAGATTTTCAAAATCATCGTCTTTTGCGGCTAAATCGTTTAATTCTTTAATAGACTGTGTAGATTTCTGTTTCGGGTCTTCTTCCAGGACTTTTCCATACCACAACACGTTGTCAAACAGAACTACGGATCCTGATTTTGTATGGGGCTTCAGCAGTCTGAAATATTCTGCATAATTCTCCTTATCGGCATCTACAAAAATCAGGTCAAAAACCTCATCACTTTCTTTGAGGAATTCTTTAGCATCCTGAAGTCTGAAATCAATCTGATCAGCATATTCGCTTTCTTCAAAGTATTTCTTCGGCAGATACGCCAGATCTTCATTCACATCAAGCGTAGTGATTTTCCCGTCTTTACTTAGTCCTGATGCCAGGCATAAAGTTGCATAACCCGTAAAAGTTCCTATTTCAAGAATATTTTTTGGCTGCAATATCTTGGAAATGATCGTCAGCAGTCTTCCCTGCTGATATCCGGAGATCATATGCGGCTGCGTTGTTTTTTGATAAGTTTCTCTTCTCAGTTTTTTCAGAATTTCAGATTCCGAAGAAGCGTGTGCTTCCAAATATCGATCCATTTCAGGATTTTTTTCTTCAAAAAAACTCATACAATTTTAATTTAAACAAATTTACGGAATTTTAAAGTTTCTTTTTTAAATACGGCGGCTGTATTCGCATGATCAAACAAAAAAAGAGAGAATCAATCTCTCTTTTTTTCATCTATACCTGCCTGTATGCAGTGAAATCTTAAATTGCTATACAATATTGTCCTCTCCCCGGGCATGCCCATCCCGGACAGCAGTCAGTGTGTCTCTGACAAATTATCTGCGGGTTACAATCAATAGCAGCTCCCTGCACATTTTTCATCTGTCCTCTTGAAAGTTTTTGTAGATTTTTCATAATGATTTTGGTTTAGTTTAATTTCCTACTCTTAAAGATTTTCGGATACCTCTTTACTTATTTCATCAATAAGAGATTTAAATATACATATTATTATTCAAATAAACAATTGATTTCACATAAGTTAAGAACAACTCATCCTCAAAACATGCCATTAGTTTACTATTTTTTACAATTAGCAAAAATAATTCCTCAGGGAAAACCCCATACAAAATACCGGGAAAATACGGATGTTTTTGATGTGGTATTAATAATAATTTTGTGAAGAGAAAAACGGGTAAAAACACTAAGAGAAACAAATGATTGCAGGAGAAACACAAACTAACCATGGGAATCAAAAAAGCGTTCTGCCGCATAGCAGGACCAATTCTTCTGCCAAAAAAACTAAGACTGAAATATCCAATTCATTTTTACGACGAATTATTTCGCTCTTGAGAAAAGAAGAATTAATTTGATTAAGAAAATAAACTCCGATCTCCTTCGGAGTTTATTTTTATTATTAGACTGCTGTATCTGCAGGTTATCGGATCAATCTAAAACGTATGTGATCACTTATAGATTTCTGCTATTTTATTTAAGACAGCAATTTGTTTATTGATGCTTTCTGCGTTTTGCGGATTCTGCTTCAAAAGCTCTGTTTTTTTGGCCAACCCTTCTTTCAGCATTTGAGAAAACATCATTCTGGTTTCCGGATCTTTCAGCAACCCATCTTTTGACTGTGTTAAAACCCGGGCAACATTTTCTGTTGCGATGAGATTATCAGAGCTCATAATCCAGTTAAAGCCGTCTTCTGCAGGTTTACCCAATTCGGGATTTCTAAGTTTAACCAATGGATAGAAGGCTGCAACAGGAGCAATGTAAGGCATCTGAGAAACTACTTTATTCTTTACTACAGTAGGAAGCAGTTTAATGAGCTGACTCTGGGATACTCCGGAAAGATCGATTTTATCAGTCATCTTATCCGCTTTGGAAGGTTCTGAATCTATGATTGCTTTCAGGGAATTTATTTTTACGGCATTGGAAACCGCATTCACCCCTTTTTCAAATAAAGGAAGGTATTTTTTATTTTTCGTTTTTGCCAGGGCAGCGACGGCAGCGGCCTGCACCAATGTTTTAGGATCATTAGCAGCTAACTTTTCCACATCGGGAGTCAGTATTTTTGCATGATCTTTATTCGTGAGATCCATCAGCTCCAAAGCTTTAATACGGATCCGGAAAAAAGGATCTTTCAGGGCAGCCTTCAGCAATTGTACTGATGCAGGATCATTCAGATGATCTTTGATTCCCGTCAATGCTTTATAACGGCTTAAAAACTCTTTAGAATGGGCAAACTGCATCAGGTTCTGCTCAGCTGATTTTTTATCGGTAATCTCAGAAAGCAATATTCCGTCTGCATTGATATTGATCAGATCAGGATTTTTTGAAACATTAAAGCTGAAAGTATTCTTAGCTTTAGCATTTACCCAGACATTATAACGTACAGGTTTTCCGTTATCATACAGGTCTATTGCCAGAGGGAACTCAAAAGGTTTTTCCTGAGACTGGCTGATCACGAGCTCCACCTGTTTTTTTACCGGTTCAAAAGTATATGAGTAGTTTAATTTAGGATTTCCGCTTCCATAATACCATTGATTGAAAAACCAATTCAGATCCTTACCTGAAATTTTTTCAAATGATAATCTTAATTCCTGAGCTTCTGCATTTTTATATTCATGGGTTTTCAGGAAATCGCTTATTCCTGCGAAGAAAGCTTCATCTCCTAAGTAATTTCTCAGCATATGCAGAATTCCTCCTCCTTTCTGATAGGAGACCACATCAAAAACATTTTCCGGCGAATCATAACTGAACCTTACCAGGTCTTTATCAAAATCCGCAGGGCTATTGAGGTACCGGTTTACATTTACCATTAAATGATAATCTCCCTGATCTTTTCCGTATTTGTATTCATTCCAGAGATATTCGGAATAGTTGGCGAAAGACTCATTCAGGGTAAGGTTGCTCCAGCTTTCTGCGGTTACCAGATCTCCGAACCAATGATGAAACAGCTCATGGGCAATATATTCCTCCCATTTGTTTTCATCGGTCAACTGTCCCGGTTTCTGCAAAACGTCAGTATTGTGAAGCGTGGCTGTTGTATTTTCCATGGCTACGCTTGTATAATCTCTTGCTGAGATCTGTGCATATTTTGCCCACGGATAGTCGTAGTTTAATTTTTTAGAGAAAAACTCCATCATTTCAGGGGTATTTCCGTAGATCTGTCTGGCATAAGGTTCATATTCCTTTTCCACATAATAATCGATCGGAATATTTCTCCACTTATCTTTTACGACCGAGTACTCTCCTACTCCCATGAAGAAAAGATAAACGGCGTGTCTTTGATTCATCACCCAATGGTCTGTTCTCAGGTTACCGGATTCTTTCCTGGATTCTTTTAAAACACCGTTGGAAAGACTTATATACTGATCCGGAACGGTCATATAAATTTCCTGGGTAGTCTTCTGATTCGGCTTATCTATCGTAGGAAACCATACAGATGAATATTCCGACTCTCCATCTGTCCAGATCTGAGGCGGATGATCCTTATCTGTCCCCTGCGCATTAATAAAATACAATCCTTTTGCCGGGCTTCCCTGTTTCTCTGCTTCATCAGGGCGGGCAGTATATTTTATATAAACCGTATAATCCTGATTTCTGTTATAGGTTTTATCCAGAGTAATTGTAAGAACATTATGGGCATAATTATACTTTAACGGAACTTTACTCCCGTTCCTATCTATTGCCACTTCGTGGATCAACATTCCTTTGGCGTCCAGTATGAGTGAATCTGACGGGTAAAAATAAGGAGAGGCGGTAAGCCATTCTTCCCCATTCATTTGTTCATTCTGATAATCAAAATTTACTTTCAGCTTCGTGTGCTTCAGCTCTGTACTTTTGACGTGAGTTGCTTTATATATTTTGTCCCTTCCTGAAGTTTCCGTTTGTGCAAAGGTTATTCCGGGTAAAAACAGGCCTGATAAGCTTACCGATAGAATTATTTTTTTCATATGCCTACTATTTATGGATCAATTTCTGATAAGCAGTGGCGAATTTTCTTCCTCAACATTAACCTATTATTCTGATTCCCAAAGGCTATATCGTTTTTTTTAATAGGTAGTTCTATTGCTTTAAAAGTTACATGGGAAACAATAATTCATTTCATAAAAAATTCCGGATTCCAGGAAAGCAAAAAGCCACAAAAGCTAAAAACTCAAGTTATTTTTGAGTTCTCAGCTTTTGTGGCTGGTATGGTTAAAGAATAACAGGAGTTGCAGAAAGTTTAAACAAGTACCTGTTATTCAATAATTATTTTTTCGGAGCAATATCCATTAACTTCATGAATTCATCCAGCTTAGGCATAATGATGATTTCCGTTCTTCTGTTTTCTGCTCTTCCTGAAACGCTCATATTTGTCGCTTTAGGATTGTATTCGGAACGTCCTCCTGCTGTAATTCTTGCAGGATCTACCCCAAACTGGGTCTGAAGAACTTTCGCTACAGAAGTACCTCTGAGTGCAGAAAGATCCCAGTTGTCTCTTGGCAGGTTGGCAGAGTTCAACGGTGCGTTATCTGTATTACCTTCAATCAGTACAGAATACTTATCGTAATCATTGATCACTTTTGCTACTTTACCAAGCACTTCCTG
It encodes the following:
- a CDS encoding M1 family metallopeptidase, whose amino-acid sequence is MKKIILSVSLSGLFLPGITFAQTETSGRDKIYKATHVKSTELKHTKLKVNFDYQNEQMNGEEWLTASPYFYPSDSLILDAKGMLIHEVAIDRNGSKVPLKYNYAHNVLTITLDKTYNRNQDYTVYIKYTARPDEAEKQGSPAKGLYFINAQGTDKDHPPQIWTDGESEYSSVWFPTIDKPNQKTTQEIYMTVPDQYISLSNGVLKESRKESGNLRTDHWVMNQRHAVYLFFMGVGEYSVVKDKWRNIPIDYYVEKEYEPYARQIYGNTPEMMEFFSKKLNYDYPWAKYAQISARDYTSVAMENTTATLHNTDVLQKPGQLTDENKWEEYIAHELFHHWFGDLVTAESWSNLTLNESFANYSEYLWNEYKYGKDQGDYHLMVNVNRYLNSPADFDKDLVRFSYDSPENVFDVVSYQKGGGILHMLRNYLGDEAFFAGISDFLKTHEYKNAEAQELRLSFEKISGKDLNWFFNQWYYGSGNPKLNYSYTFEPVKKQVELVISQSQEKPFEFPLAIDLYDNGKPVRYNVWVNAKAKNTFSFNVSKNPDLININADGILLSEITDKKSAEQNLMQFAHSKEFLSRYKALTGIKDHLNDPASVQLLKAALKDPFFRIRIKALELMDLTNKDHAKILTPDVEKLAANDPKTLVQAAAVAALAKTKNKKYLPLFEKGVNAVSNAVKINSLKAIIDSEPSKADKMTDKIDLSGVSQSQLIKLLPTVVKNKVVSQMPYIAPVAAFYPLVKLRNPELGKPAEDGFNWIMSSDNLIATENVARVLTQSKDGLLKDPETRMMFSQMLKEGLAKKTELLKQNPQNAESINKQIAVLNKIAEIYK
- a CDS encoding O-methyltransferase, encoding MSFFEEKNPEMDRYLEAHASSESEILKKLRRETYQKTTQPHMISGYQQGRLLTIISKILQPKNILEIGTFTGYATLCLASGLSKDGKITTLDVNEDLAYLPKKYFEESEYADQIDFRLQDAKEFLKESDEVFDLIFVDADKENYAEYFRLLKPHTKSGSVVLFDNVLWYGKVLEEDPKQKSTQSIKELNDLAAKDDDFENLILPLRDGVNFLRRK
- a CDS encoding C40 family peptidase, which codes for MNKGICIVTVAPVRAENSDRAEIVTEILFGESADILEVDKNWTKIKMHYDGYEGWMDTKQIKPVTDEELANRKVTVVTEDFSSVLTNDGKMLLSMGSEVEFPAVASRRSHDVRESIALTAKEFLNIPYLWGGKSFFAVDCSGFTQLVYKVHGIKIPRDASQQAEVGEALTFVEETQPGDMAFFENAEGKIIHVGIMLENQKIIHASGKVRIDTLDSTGIFNKEMNKHTHKLRVLRSVI
- a CDS encoding DUF1648 domain-containing protein, which gives rise to MKASRILLMVNILLLIVIWIFTGIKYAELPEIIPTHFDFQGNVDGESEKSMIWILPCIAAFISFVFWGVPKNPNSPLVNVPDSFRNKETLELYMFSLQFPVMLLFLDIVVESIRIAEGKQTELSNAVFFILALLFIVLGVGMVKAIQEGKKQKSDD
- a CDS encoding CCPGW family putative bacteriocin codes for the protein MKNLQKLSRGQMKNVQGAAIDCNPQIICQRHTDCCPGWACPGRGQYCIAI